From the Vicia villosa cultivar HV-30 ecotype Madison, WI unplaced genomic scaffold, Vvil1.0 ctg.000004F_1_1_1, whole genome shotgun sequence genome, one window contains:
- the LOC131621322 gene encoding putative E3 ubiquitin-protein ligase XBAT31, with product MGQNLSCRGTNHDHGLFTAVQQGNLEAVTALLQQDPSLFHQTTLYDRFSPLHIAAANGQIEILSRLLHGSVNPDVLNRQKQTPLMLAAMHGRIACVEKLLEAGANALMFDTVNGRTCLHYAAYYGHFSCLQAILSSAQSSSVAASWGFVRFVNVRDGKGATPLHLAARQRRPECVHILLDSGALVCASTGRYGYPGSTPLHLAARGGSLDCIRELLAWGADRLQRDSSGQIPYMVAMKHRHKSCAALLNPTSAEPLVWPSPLKFISELNADAKALLEQALMDANKEREKNILKGGGSSLPSPSHSECVDDNISEVSETELCCICFEQVCTIEVQNCGHQMCAQCTLALCCYNKPNPTTASITPPVCPFCRSNISRLMVITKTETHYETDQDNADNNSSKTNKSRKLRNLNDSGSSSFKGLSSVSFGKLGGRSSGRVADDSIMVKEGN from the exons ATGGGTCAAAACCTTAGTTGCAGAGGCACCAACCATGATCATGGTCTCTTCACTGCCGTGCAACAAGGTAATCTTGAAGCTGTAACAGCTCTTTTGCAACAAGACCCGTCACTTTTTCATCAAACAACTCTATATGATCGGTTTTCACCTCTTCATATTGCTGCTGCTAATGGCCAGATCGAG ATTCTGTCGAGGCTTTTACATGGATCTGTTAATCCAGATGTTTTAAATCGGCAAAAACAG ACTCCTCTTATGTTGGCTGCAATGCATGGAAGGATTGCTTGTGTGGAGAAGCTCCTTGAAGCTGGTGCTAAT GCTTTGATGTTTGATACTGTTAATGGAAGAACCTGCTTACACTATGCTGCTTATTATGGCCATTTTTCTTGCCTTCAAGCTATTCTTTCTTCTGCTCAATCAAGTTCTGTGGCTGCTTCTTG GGGTTTTGTTCGGTTCGTGAATGTTAGAGACGGAAAGGGTGCGACGCCATTGCATTTGGCGGCTCGACAAAGACGGCCTGAATGTGTACATATCTTGTTAGACAGTGGAGCTCTTGTTTGTGCTTCAACTGGTAGATATGG CTATCCTGGAAGTACTCCACTTCATCTGGCTGCTAGAGGGGGGTCACTTGATTGCATTCGCGAATTGTTAGCATGGGGCGCGGATCGTCTTCAACGCGATTCATCTGG GCAGATACCATATATGGTTGCTATGAAACACAGACACAAATCTTGCGCGGCGTTGCTGAATCCTACATCTGCGGAGCCTCTTGTTTGGCCATCTCCATTGAAGTTCATCAGTGAACTTAATGCGGACGCCAAAGCCTTgttagaacaagccttgatggacGCAAACAAAGAAAGGGAGAAAAACATACTAAAAGGCGGTGGTTCCTCTCTTCCGTCTCCATCACATTCGGAATGTGTAGACGACAATATCTCCGAG GTTAGTGAGACAGAGTTATGTTGCATATGCTTTGAGCAAGTATGCACAATTGAAGTTCAAAACTGTGGTCACCAAATGTGTGCACAATGCACATTAGCCCTATGTTGCTACAACAAACCAAACCCAACAACCGCGTCCATTACTCCGCCAGTCTGCCCATTTTGTCGAAGCAACATTTCTCGACTCATGGTCATCACAAAAACAGAAACTCACTACGAAACCGATCAAGACAATGCAGACAACAATtcctcaaaaacaaacaagtcaaGGAAACTCCGAAACTTAAACGACAGCGGCAGTAGCAGCTTCAAAGGCCTATCTAGCGTAAGCTTCGGTAAATTGGGCGGCCGAAGCTCGGGAAGGGTAGCAGATGATTCCATTATGGTTAAGGAGGGTAACTAA